In the Nitrospinota bacterium genome, GCTTTTATAACCCAGTTAGTATATGGGGTTTTGAGGTGGAGAAATCGACTCGATTGGATTATAGAGAGGTTCTCCAATAGAAGATTAAAGAAAATAAGCCCCTGGATAGTGAATATTTTGAGATTAGGGGTTTACCAACTGCTCTTTTTAGATAAGGTTCCTAATGCAGCGGCAGTGAACGAATCAGTAATTTTAGCACGTCGATATGGTCATAAAGGAACAGTCTCTTTTGTGAATGCTATCTTAAGGGAGGTAGATCGAAGTAAAGAAAAGATAGACTATCCAGATAAAACAAAAGATCCGACTGACTATCTTTCTATTTTCCACTCTCATCCGAGATGGCTTATAGAAAGGTGGTTAAAAAGATATGATTTTGATAAGGTTGAAAAAATATGCATAGCAAATAATTCTATTCCGCCTTTGACAATAAGGGTTAATACGTTAAAGACTACCGTTGAGAAGCTAAAGAGAGAATTAGAAAAGGAGATCATATTTGTAAAACCTTGTTATTATTCTGATGAGGGTTTGAGATTAAAGTTTGGTATAGATTTTCTGAGTCTAGAGTCTTTTAAAAAAGGACTGTTTCAGGTGCAGGATGAGGCATCGATTTTAATTTCAAATCTCTTAAGTCCTTTGCCAGAATCAAAAGTATTAGATATCTGTGCTGCACCGGGAGGAAAAACGACTCATATCGCCCAGATGATGAAGAATAGAGGGGAGATATTTGCTACTGATTTAAGAAAGGGAAGACTCCTTATGTTATACGAAAACTGCAGACGTTTGGGAATTAAAAATGTAAAAATGTTTTGTCTCGATGCTACCAAGCCGCTGCCTTTAAAGAAAGATTTCGATGGGATACTAGTAGATGCTCCC is a window encoding:
- the rsmB gene encoding 16S rRNA (cytosine(967)-C(5))-methyltransferase RsmB; amino-acid sequence: AFITQLVYGVLRWRNRLDWIIERFSNRRLKKISPWIVNILRLGVYQLLFLDKVPNAAAVNESVILARRYGHKGTVSFVNAILREVDRSKEKIDYPDKTKDPTDYLSIFHSHPRWLIERWLKRYDFDKVEKICIANNSIPPLTIRVNTLKTTVEKLKRELEKEIIFVKPCYYSDEGLRLKFGIDFLSLESFKKGLFQVQDEASILISNLLSPLPESKVLDICAAPGGKTTHIAQMMKNRGEIFATDLRKGRLLMLYENCRRLGIKNVKMFCLDATKPLPLKKDFDGILVDAPCSSFGVLRRNPDIKWQKSELNFDSLSKIQLKILENIGPFLKKGGVLVYSICSNEPEESREVIKKFLQKNKDFLIDDPKPYLPKKAWDLINNDGYSESFPYNHEMDGFFGVRLIKKH